One segment of Aquimarina sp. BL5 DNA contains the following:
- a CDS encoding HupE/UreJ family protein produces the protein MDNLSSFFINGWDHIVDINAYDHLLFVMTLCAAFKLEQWKQILVIITAFTIGHSGTLILSALDIIPANSKLIDMLIPFTIMITALANIINYNKEGKFSDTKLKYGIALVFGLIHGLAFASNFKFMLFSDSIVMPLLAFNIGIEVGQLFIVLLFMISLWVYTKFIKGAHFKWNLFISGAGFGIAATILLNAVHGGQ, from the coding sequence ATGGATAATTTAAGTTCTTTTTTTATTAATGGATGGGATCATATCGTAGATATTAATGCGTACGACCATTTATTATTTGTAATGACATTATGTGCCGCTTTTAAACTAGAGCAATGGAAACAAATATTAGTTATTATTACGGCCTTTACTATTGGACATAGCGGAACTCTCATATTAAGTGCTTTGGATATAATTCCAGCCAATTCTAAACTTATAGATATGCTAATCCCTTTTACCATTATGATAACAGCATTAGCAAACATTATTAATTATAATAAAGAGGGTAAATTTTCAGATACTAAATTAAAGTATGGTATTGCATTAGTTTTTGGTTTAATTCATGGATTAGCGTTTGCTAGTAATTTTAAATTTATGCTATTTAGTGATAGTATCGTTATGCCCCTATTGGCATTTAACATTGGAATTGAGGTTGGACAATTATTTATTGTACTACTTTTTATGATATCACTATGGGTATATACTAAATTTATTAAAGGAGCGCATTTTAAATGGAACTTGTTTATTTCGGGAGCGGGTTTTGGAATTGCTGCAACTATTTTGTTGAATGCAGTTCATGGTGGACAGTAA
- a CDS encoding MerC domain-containing protein has protein sequence MNILHIRSNSDTLGIIVSSLCLVHCLATPFLFLANTEFILSEGEHPFWWKSLDFIFLGLSFIAVYKTTQTTSNQKLKYAFWICWSLLFAIVLNEKLHLVHLVEEIIYVVAILLVSLHFYNQKYCRCNNKKCCTN, from the coding sequence TTGAACATTTTACACATACGCAGTAACTCCGATACATTAGGTATCATAGTCAGTAGTCTATGTTTAGTACATTGCTTAGCGACTCCTTTTTTATTTTTAGCTAACACGGAATTTATACTATCCGAAGGTGAACACCCTTTTTGGTGGAAATCTTTAGATTTTATTTTTCTAGGACTATCTTTTATAGCCGTATATAAAACTACACAGACCACTTCTAATCAAAAACTAAAGTATGCTTTTTGGATATGCTGGTCTCTTCTATTTGCAATTGTACTTAATGAAAAACTGCATCTAGTACATTTAGTTGAAGAGATTATATATGTGGTTGCTATTCTATTAGTTAGTCTACATTTCTACAATCAAAAGTATTGTAGATGTAACAATAAAAAATGCTGTACAAATTAA
- a CDS encoding DUF6702 family protein, with the protein MKSHQILLLGCLLLFSTSFSSSHPIKLTSSLIQSFPESNSLGVECRVFIDDFTFSMNDTFTKNFNASDLSKEDIEGIENYFKKYYKIIINDKIYTLTYISSEVFEKHNVLSIKFSKKIPVIKEGDQICIENTLFFQEFDFLQSNRMTVRIPPFISEDYFEVTSLDKPITLNL; encoded by the coding sequence ATGAAATCCCACCAGATATTACTTCTTGGATGTTTATTACTTTTTTCAACATCATTTAGCAGTTCGCATCCCATAAAATTAACCTCATCATTAATTCAATCTTTTCCGGAAAGTAATAGTTTAGGAGTAGAGTGCAGAGTGTTTATTGATGATTTTACTTTTAGTATGAACGATACATTTACCAAAAATTTTAATGCATCAGACTTATCCAAAGAAGATATTGAAGGAATTGAAAATTATTTTAAAAAGTATTATAAAATAATCATTAATGATAAAATATATACCCTTACATATATTTCATCAGAAGTTTTTGAAAAGCATAATGTTTTATCAATTAAGTTTTCCAAAAAGATTCCGGTGATAAAAGAGGGAGATCAAATTTGTATCGAAAACACACTTTTTTTTCAAGAATTTGATTTTTTACAATCAAATAGAATGACTGTTCGTATACCTCCTTTTATTTCAGAAGATTACTTCGAAGTTACATCACTAGACAAACCTATCACCCTTAATTTATAA
- a CDS encoding Fur family transcriptional regulator, translating into MEIKKSRNTEKQNLVKDILSKAEHTLAAEDIMEAMPIKVNKTTIYRILDRFAEKGEVHFVTGKNGKAYYALCDSCGTSHKIHNHIHFECQMCKEVTCQPNTLHIPNLEGFTIQETQFLVIGICNKCK; encoded by the coding sequence ATGGAAATCAAAAAATCAAGAAACACTGAAAAACAAAACTTGGTAAAAGATATTTTATCCAAAGCGGAACATACTTTAGCGGCAGAGGATATTATGGAAGCGATGCCTATAAAAGTTAACAAAACAACTATATATAGGATTTTAGATCGTTTTGCAGAGAAAGGAGAGGTTCATTTCGTAACTGGTAAAAATGGTAAAGCGTATTACGCACTTTGTGATAGTTGTGGAACATCTCATAAGATTCATAATCACATACATTTTGAATGCCAAATGTGTAAAGAGGTAACTTGTCAACCTAATACGCTACATATCCCTAACTTAGAAGGCTTTACTATTCAGGAAACCCAATTCCTAGTAATAGGTATTTGTAATAAATGTAAATAA
- a CDS encoding DUF5829 family protein → MLDRILLSILCCFIFISCQKKTQELEEPSVIDRKKIDAAFGNDVSKLLLDHLYIVVDSVTYEKLLKHNHWKNTYASLDLGLPDFAPIHEKASTCYLRGHHHYIEILGPENSYNEPVGKSGIGFSLKNNNERFHLGVKPKLKEIEDSFLYATEIVKMPLEGHKHTWFKAFYTPSPSTALHTWYGFYNPAFLDSLYGKKHVTYSREAFLKPAYTDQKLFNGIKKIHLSCTPNDYRRIAKELGYLKCKLLEKNGEILTIASGDVTIKIEPSDEVTYSRITKIICRLNNEDNSITQLGNITVTNQGAESTWNFDELHKNNL, encoded by the coding sequence ATGTTGGATCGTATCCTTTTATCTATTTTATGTTGCTTTATTTTTATTTCTTGCCAGAAGAAAACACAAGAGCTAGAAGAACCTTCTGTTATCGATCGAAAAAAGATTGATGCAGCTTTTGGTAACGACGTATCCAAATTATTATTAGATCATTTATATATCGTTGTGGACAGCGTTACTTATGAGAAATTACTAAAGCATAATCACTGGAAAAACACATATGCTTCTCTAGATTTGGGGTTACCAGATTTTGCTCCCATACATGAGAAAGCATCTACGTGCTATTTACGAGGGCATCATCATTATATTGAAATTCTAGGTCCAGAAAATTCATATAACGAACCTGTTGGAAAAAGCGGTATCGGTTTCTCTCTAAAAAATAACAATGAACGTTTCCATTTAGGAGTCAAACCAAAATTAAAAGAAATTGAAGACTCGTTTCTTTACGCTACTGAAATTGTAAAAATGCCTTTAGAAGGCCATAAACACACTTGGTTTAAAGCTTTTTACACACCTAGTCCTAGTACAGCTTTGCATACCTGGTATGGTTTTTATAATCCAGCTTTCTTAGATAGTCTTTATGGAAAAAAACACGTAACGTATTCGCGAGAAGCATTTCTGAAACCCGCTTACACAGACCAAAAACTTTTTAACGGAATTAAAAAAATTCATCTAAGCTGTACCCCAAATGATTACCGCCGTATTGCCAAAGAGCTAGGATACTTAAAATGTAAACTCTTAGAAAAAAATGGTGAAATACTTACTATAGCCAGTGGTGATGTCACAATCAAAATAGAACCTTCAGACGAAGTTACCTATAGTAGAATTACTAAGATAATTTGTCGATTAAATAATGAGGATAATAGTATTACACAATTAGGTAACATTACTGTCACCAATCAAGGTGCCGAATCTACATGGAATTTTGATGAATTACATAAAAATAACCTTTGA
- a CDS encoding GTP-binding protein yields MKKLPVTVLSGFLGAGKTTLLNHILHNKEGLKVAVIVNDMSEINIDAQLVENENTLSRTEEKLVEMSNGCICCTLREDLMVEVEKLAKEQRFDYLIIESTGISEPIPVAQTFSFASEDGQLDLSRFSYVDTMVTVVDGYNFLKDFSSPQYLTDRNLTNIEGDDRTIVNLLTDQVEFANVILLNKVDLITESELRNLYDIIHKLNPNARIIPTQNSQVSFKEVIDTGLFDFEEAETSAGWIQELENEHVPETEEYGIGSFVYRKRKPFHPERFLDFATDHFPSNIIRSKGLFWLASRPDQALIWGSAGGSLKTDPAGVWWASMDFSERISYASFIDNQKMIESDWDVSFGDRKIELVFIGQNIDVNLVTKELDNCLLTESELDQWKSGTFSTNDHWPIPNYQES; encoded by the coding sequence ATGAAAAAACTACCTGTAACTGTATTGAGCGGCTTTCTTGGCGCAGGAAAAACAACACTTTTAAATCATATTTTACACAACAAAGAAGGATTAAAAGTTGCCGTTATTGTCAATGACATGAGTGAAATCAATATTGATGCGCAACTTGTAGAAAACGAAAATACGCTTTCTAGAACTGAAGAAAAGCTTGTGGAAATGTCCAATGGATGTATCTGCTGTACCTTACGAGAAGATCTAATGGTAGAAGTAGAAAAACTAGCCAAAGAGCAACGGTTTGATTATCTAATTATAGAAAGTACTGGAATTTCTGAACCTATTCCGGTAGCGCAAACTTTTAGTTTCGCCAGTGAAGATGGGCAACTGGATTTAAGTAGATTTAGCTATGTAGATACCATGGTTACTGTTGTGGATGGTTATAATTTTCTAAAGGATTTTTCCAGCCCGCAATATTTGACGGATAGAAATCTCACCAATATTGAAGGTGACGACCGCACCATTGTAAACCTACTTACAGACCAAGTAGAGTTTGCAAATGTAATTTTGCTGAATAAAGTTGATTTGATAACAGAATCAGAATTAAGGAATTTATACGATATTATCCATAAGTTAAATCCAAATGCTCGTATCATCCCTACTCAAAATTCCCAAGTTTCTTTTAAAGAAGTAATTGACACAGGTTTATTTGACTTTGAAGAAGCAGAAACATCTGCAGGATGGATTCAAGAGCTTGAGAATGAACATGTGCCCGAAACCGAAGAATATGGGATTGGTTCTTTTGTTTATAGAAAGCGTAAACCTTTTCATCCAGAGCGATTTTTAGATTTTGCAACGGATCACTTTCCATCAAACATTATTCGAAGTAAAGGATTATTTTGGCTTGCCTCTCGCCCCGATCAAGCTCTTATTTGGGGCTCAGCAGGTGGATCATTAAAAACAGACCCAGCCGGAGTCTGGTGGGCTTCTATGGATTTTAGTGAAAGAATCAGTTATGCCTCATTCATAGACAATCAAAAGATGATTGAATCAGATTGGGACGTTTCTTTTGGTGACCGTAAAATTGAATTGGTATTCATCGGTCAAAATATCGATGTAAATCTTGTAACTAAAGAACTTGATAACTGTTTGCTCACAGAATCAGAGCTTGATCAATGGAAAAGTGGAACATTTTCAACAAATGATCATTGGCCTATTCCTAATTACCAAGAATCATAA
- a CDS encoding ABC transporter ATP-binding protein: MIRTTSLRFTYQNTKTHTFYFPDIDLSFEQNALILGPSGVGKTTLLHLMAGLLIPEKGNVFIGNTCVQQLTRNQLNNFRGKHIGIILQRGYFMKSLTLLENLKIREKLSKKATDQNRRRQLLEQLELTEVRNKKVYELSEGQRQRLSIALGVIHKPKVILADEPTSNLDDNNCEKVVSLLKKEAEICKSNLVIITHDQRVKLHFNKHIIL, encoded by the coding sequence ATGATCCGAACGACATCGCTAAGGTTTACATATCAGAATACAAAAACGCATACTTTTTATTTTCCTGACATAGATTTATCATTTGAACAGAACGCGTTAATTCTGGGCCCTTCTGGTGTTGGAAAAACCACTTTATTGCACCTTATGGCGGGTCTCTTAATTCCTGAAAAAGGAAATGTTTTTATTGGCAATACTTGTGTACAACAACTCACAAGAAATCAATTAAATAATTTCAGAGGAAAACATATTGGAATAATTCTTCAAAGAGGATATTTTATGAAGTCTTTAACCTTATTAGAAAACCTGAAGATACGAGAGAAGCTATCCAAAAAAGCAACAGATCAAAACAGAAGAAGACAATTACTTGAACAATTAGAATTAACAGAAGTTAGGAATAAGAAAGTTTATGAATTAAGCGAAGGCCAGCGACAACGACTTTCTATTGCTCTTGGGGTTATCCACAAACCAAAGGTCATATTAGCGGATGAACCTACCTCTAATTTAGACGATAATAATTGTGAAAAAGTCGTTTCCCTATTGAAAAAAGAGGCGGAGATTTGTAAAAGTAATTTGGTCATTATAACCCATGATCAAAGAGTTAAATTACATTTCAATAAACATATAATTCTATAA
- a CDS encoding bifunctional UDP-sugar hydrolase/5'-nucleotidase encodes MKRREFVKHTALTTGLMTIGGVGLTSFSASQAKKITILHTNDVHSHIDPFGPEEGRNSNKGGVARRATIIESIRKENPNTLLLDAGDIFQGTPYFNFYGGELEFKLMSMLKYDVATIGNHDFDNGIEGLHAQMPYAGFKFVSANYDFSNTVMDTFVKPYEIIIKDTIKIGIFGLGVALEGLVMKDLYKETKYLNPIDIAQDMSAKLKNEEKCDLVICLSHLGYDYKNEPNKVSDLSLAKATENIDLIIGGHTHTFLKEPTVVKNRKDKDVLVNQVGCYGLYLGRIDFYFDSEKSKVSKASTITV; translated from the coding sequence ATGAAACGAAGAGAATTTGTAAAACATACCGCTTTAACTACAGGTTTGATGACTATTGGTGGAGTTGGTTTAACATCATTTTCTGCTAGCCAAGCAAAAAAAATAACGATTTTACATACAAATGACGTGCATAGTCATATAGATCCATTTGGTCCTGAAGAAGGCAGGAATTCAAATAAAGGAGGCGTTGCACGAAGAGCAACCATTATTGAAAGTATTAGAAAAGAGAACCCAAATACCTTGCTGTTAGACGCAGGTGATATTTTTCAAGGAACCCCTTATTTTAATTTTTATGGAGGTGAACTAGAGTTCAAGTTAATGAGTATGCTTAAATATGATGTCGCCACTATAGGCAATCATGATTTTGATAATGGTATTGAAGGATTGCATGCCCAAATGCCGTATGCTGGATTTAAATTTGTTTCTGCCAATTATGATTTTTCTAATACGGTAATGGATACGTTTGTTAAACCTTATGAAATAATAATAAAAGATACTATCAAGATAGGAATATTTGGTTTGGGGGTAGCACTGGAAGGGTTAGTAATGAAAGATCTATATAAAGAAACTAAATATCTTAATCCTATAGATATTGCTCAGGATATGAGTGCCAAACTAAAAAATGAGGAAAAATGTGATTTAGTTATATGTTTATCTCATTTAGGATATGATTATAAAAACGAACCAAATAAGGTTAGTGATCTGAGTCTGGCTAAAGCTACAGAGAACATTGATCTTATCATTGGGGGACATACACATACCTTTCTTAAGGAACCAACAGTAGTAAAAAACAGGAAGGATAAAGATGTACTTGTCAACCAGGTTGGTTGTTATGGCTTATATTTAGGAAGAATAGATTTCTATTTTGACAGCGAAAAAAGTAAGGTCTCTAAAGCAAGCACGATTACAGTATAG
- a CDS encoding ABC transporter permease, whose protein sequence is MLYLAFKNIISKPLNTLLSILLLTLSILLATFVLQISKQLNHHLEKNSKPFDMVIGAKGSALQLVLSAILHIDNPTGNISLDEVLRIRKNPMVREVIPVSYGDNYRGYRILGTSNEYVRKYGATLKEGKLNTKNFEAIFGAEVAKKLKLSVGSSFVSSHGLIQNEIEAHDEKPFVMTGVLRPTGTVVDHLIITNLESVWEVHEHGDEHIEHHDEHKEITALLLNFRNPIGALQLSRSINKNTSLQAALPKLEIDRLLKFLGIGFKAINGIAMAILLVAGLSVFISLIKTVKERKHELALLRTYGATTFQLLTLVFLEALFLSLIGFVFGWFLGRVSILLFSNLASDAYKYHLEINAPDMQEFIMLLIVIFMTILASILASYSLFKLNVSKILTDA, encoded by the coding sequence TTGTTATACCTAGCTTTCAAGAATATAATTTCTAAGCCTTTGAATACGTTGCTTAGTATCTTGCTTTTAACGCTAAGCATTTTGTTAGCTACCTTTGTTTTACAAATAAGCAAACAACTTAATCATCATTTAGAGAAAAACAGCAAACCATTTGATATGGTAATTGGTGCTAAAGGAAGTGCGCTTCAGCTAGTATTATCTGCTATCCTACATATAGACAACCCCACTGGTAATATATCTCTAGATGAAGTTTTAAGAATACGTAAAAACCCTATGGTAAGAGAAGTTATACCAGTTTCTTATGGTGATAATTATAGGGGTTACCGGATTCTAGGAACATCAAATGAATATGTACGTAAATATGGTGCAACCTTAAAAGAGGGAAAATTAAACACCAAAAATTTTGAAGCAATATTTGGTGCTGAAGTAGCCAAAAAACTAAAGCTTAGTGTAGGAAGCTCTTTTGTTAGTTCGCATGGATTAATACAAAATGAAATAGAAGCTCACGATGAAAAACCTTTTGTAATGACCGGTGTTTTAAGACCTACTGGTACAGTGGTAGATCACCTTATTATCACAAATCTTGAAAGTGTTTGGGAAGTTCATGAGCATGGGGATGAACATATAGAACATCATGATGAGCACAAAGAGATTACAGCTTTATTACTGAATTTTAGGAATCCTATTGGAGCGTTACAACTTTCTAGATCTATTAATAAAAATACTTCGTTACAAGCAGCACTTCCAAAATTGGAAATTGACCGATTATTGAAATTTTTGGGTATTGGTTTTAAGGCAATAAACGGCATCGCTATGGCAATACTGCTAGTGGCTGGTTTAAGTGTTTTTATTAGTCTTATAAAAACAGTAAAAGAAAGAAAACACGAATTAGCTTTATTAAGAACGTATGGGGCTACTACATTTCAATTATTAACATTGGTTTTTCTTGAAGCACTTTTTTTGTCATTGATTGGATTTGTCTTTGGATGGTTTCTAGGAAGAGTAAGCATTCTTTTGTTTTCTAATTTAGCCTCGGATGCATATAAATATCATTTAGAGATCAATGCACCTGATATGCAGGAGTTTATTATGTTACTTATAGTGATTTTCATGACGATACTTGCTTCGATTTTAGCGTCTTATTCTTTATTTAAATTAAATGTTTCAAAAATTTTAACCGATGCCTAA
- a CDS encoding S8 family serine peptidase has translation MKNLGKLAVGTLLSALVMTSCQNEKLSDGAVESIVEPTSTEGKIIPGEYIVVFKDSNIVPASKALEKRSFTSREEKSKSVRDISEVSIKKMNTILSENDLDQSKVLSYYTTKISGVAIKLGDNEFQKLSKDPSIAAIEYNRVVELPKFEIEEVINGKMSQKMAQQTPCGITRAGGAANGAGKDEWIWVIDSGIDLDHPDLNVVTNSTYARSFVGGSPNDCNGHGTHVAGTAAAVNNSIGVVGVSAGASVVPVRVFGCSGGSSTATILSGINHVGQYDLAGDVANLSLGGFFGSGCASNSSYRSALLALANGGTRVAIAAGNSSANSANYQPACVNGTNIFTVASMTCNRGFSSFSNFNMNPVDVIATGSSVRSTYLNGGYATLSGTSMASPHVAGIMHARGNGPRTSGTVSNRGENYPIAVR, from the coding sequence ATGAAAAATTTAGGTAAACTAGCTGTGGGCACACTACTCTCAGCACTAGTCATGACTTCGTGTCAAAATGAAAAGCTCTCTGATGGAGCGGTAGAATCGATTGTAGAACCTACTAGTACAGAGGGGAAAATAATTCCTGGTGAGTACATCGTAGTATTTAAAGATTCTAACATTGTTCCGGCATCGAAAGCTTTAGAAAAACGATCTTTTACGAGTAGAGAAGAAAAATCAAAATCGGTTCGAGACATTTCTGAAGTATCTATTAAAAAAATGAATACGATTTTATCAGAAAATGATTTGGATCAATCCAAAGTACTTAGTTATTATACAACCAAAATTTCTGGGGTGGCTATCAAACTTGGAGATAATGAATTCCAAAAATTATCTAAAGACCCTAGTATCGCTGCAATCGAGTATAATCGAGTTGTAGAATTGCCAAAGTTCGAAATAGAAGAGGTTATCAATGGGAAAATGTCCCAAAAAATGGCTCAACAAACTCCTTGTGGTATCACAAGAGCCGGAGGAGCTGCAAATGGTGCAGGTAAAGACGAGTGGATTTGGGTAATCGATAGTGGTATTGATTTAGACCATCCAGATCTAAATGTAGTTACGAATAGTACTTATGCAAGATCTTTTGTAGGAGGATCTCCTAATGATTGTAACGGACACGGAACTCACGTAGCTGGAACAGCAGCAGCTGTTAATAACAGTATTGGTGTTGTAGGAGTTTCTGCAGGAGCAAGTGTAGTACCTGTAAGAGTTTTTGGATGTAGTGGTGGTAGTAGTACTGCTACAATATTATCAGGAATTAATCATGTTGGACAATATGATTTAGCTGGAGATGTTGCTAATTTAAGTCTTGGAGGATTCTTTGGATCTGGGTGTGCAAGTAATTCTTCATACAGAAGTGCATTACTGGCTTTAGCAAACGGAGGAACTAGAGTTGCAATTGCAGCAGGGAATAGTAGTGCGAATTCTGCAAATTATCAGCCAGCTTGTGTAAATGGAACAAACATCTTTACTGTAGCTTCAATGACTTGTAATAGAGGATTTTCATCTTTCTCGAATTTTAATATGAATCCTGTCGATGTAATCGCTACGGGTAGTAGTGTAAGAAGCACATATCTTAATGGAGGTTACGCTACATTAAGCGGAACTTCAATGGCATCGCCTCACGTAGCAGGAATTATGCACGCTAGAGGAAACGGACCTAGAACATCTGGTACTGTAAGTAACAGAGGAGAAAACTATCCCATAGCTGTAAGATAA
- the folE gene encoding GTP cyclohydrolase I FolE: MSTRNEIEIESIGDAHISNSTETPLRADAFDTSDDDKIKNIQHHFAEIMKELGLDLTDDSLSGTPYRVAKMYVKELFYGLNPKNRPKTSIFENKYQYDKMLVEQNINIDSSCEHHFLPIVGTAHVGYIPKGKVIGLSKINRLVDYYAHRPQVQERLCLQILKDLQQTLGTEDVIVVIQAKHLCVSSRGIKDKSSFTTTIEYRGKFVESDTRKEFLEIVNKPFDAV; encoded by the coding sequence ATGAGCACTAGAAATGAAATAGAAATAGAATCCATTGGAGATGCACATATTTCCAATTCGACAGAAACGCCCTTACGAGCAGATGCTTTTGATACATCTGATGATGATAAGATTAAAAATATACAGCATCATTTTGCTGAAATCATGAAAGAGCTAGGACTTGATCTGACGGATGATAGCCTTTCTGGAACTCCTTATAGAGTAGCTAAAATGTATGTAAAAGAACTCTTTTATGGTTTAAATCCTAAAAACCGTCCAAAAACTTCCATTTTTGAGAACAAATATCAATACGACAAGATGTTAGTGGAGCAAAACATCAATATTGATTCTTCTTGTGAGCACCATTTTCTACCCATTGTAGGTACTGCACATGTAGGGTATATTCCTAAAGGAAAAGTAATTGGGCTATCTAAGATAAATAGGTTGGTAGATTATTATGCACATCGTCCTCAGGTACAAGAGAGGCTTTGTTTACAGATTCTAAAAGATTTGCAACAAACCTTAGGAACCGAAGATGTTATTGTAGTAATACAGGCTAAACACCTTTGTGTTTCCTCCAGAGGAATTAAAGATAAAAGCAGCTTCACTACCACCATAGAATATAGAGGAAAGTTTGTGGAATCCGATACTAGAAAAGAATTCTTAGAGATTGTAAATAAACCTTTTGATGCAGTTTAA
- a CDS encoding 5'-nucleotidase C-terminal domain-containing protein, whose translation MTHHNYLLKNIIYKNFFLLTVIIVLSSCQKKEHLVQVEGIRIEINDTIPNNLDIEAFIKPYRSHVNKTLDSVLAYAPEAYSKRDGILNTAIGNLMADIVLEQSNPFFMSKTKNAIDMVLLNHGGIRASIPKGNITARTAYQVMPFENSIIVAEMKGIHIRKLIEYLQKARKAHPISGLKLTVDKDFNIVSALINNTEINDEEIYFVATNDYLYNGGDEMYFFELAERTHKLNYKIRNAMIDYFTKVDTISPIIDDRFLQIN comes from the coding sequence ATGACACATCATAATTACCTTCTAAAAAATATAATTTATAAAAATTTCTTTTTACTTACAGTTATAATAGTACTCTCATCTTGCCAAAAAAAGGAACATCTAGTACAAGTAGAAGGAATACGAATTGAAATCAACGATACTATTCCTAATAACTTAGATATAGAGGCTTTTATTAAGCCATATAGATCACACGTAAATAAGACCTTAGATAGTGTTTTGGCTTATGCACCAGAGGCATATTCCAAAAGGGATGGAATCTTGAATACCGCAATAGGTAACTTAATGGCAGATATTGTTTTAGAACAATCCAATCCTTTTTTTATGTCGAAGACTAAAAATGCAATCGATATGGTACTGTTAAACCACGGTGGAATACGAGCATCAATACCGAAAGGAAATATCACAGCGCGCACAGCATATCAAGTGATGCCATTTGAGAACAGTATTATAGTTGCTGAAATGAAAGGTATCCATATCAGAAAATTGATTGAATATTTACAAAAAGCTAGAAAAGCGCATCCTATTTCTGGGTTAAAATTAACTGTTGATAAAGATTTTAATATTGTGAGTGCATTGATCAATAATACGGAAATTAACGATGAAGAGATTTACTTTGTAGCCACTAATGATTATTTATATAATGGGGGAGATGAGATGTATTTTTTTGAGCTTGCTGAGAGAACGCATAAGTTAAATTACAAAATACGAAATGCCATGATCGATTATTTTACAAAGGTAGATACGATCTCACCAATAATAGATGATAGATTTTTACAAATTAATTAA
- a CDS encoding S9 family peptidase, giving the protein MRSKLTILLLLTFLKCFLSYSQNGKIIERERLILSDSTIAKIHKADSTMIKALKEIEFFKITYLSDSLKIKGFIAKPIREGSFPCIISNRGGTAEFGQWNETGVGFFLGKLASWGYVVVASQYRGNSGSEGKEEVGGKDLNDVLNLVPTLNEIDNADTSRIGIEGASRGGMMTYLALKESCQFKAAVVLAGAANAFKALENRPEFEKHVYEKFIPNYRKNKEKELKARSAVFWADKMCKTTPLLIMHGSSDWRVQASESLELVNKLYEYKHPVRYILFEGADHGIREFRKEFFAQTKRFFDFYVKDLNDLPNMELHGR; this is encoded by the coding sequence ATGAGATCCAAACTAACAATACTTCTACTCCTAACTTTTTTAAAGTGTTTTCTTTCCTATTCTCAGAATGGGAAAATTATAGAAAGAGAAAGGCTAATTTTAAGCGATTCAACTATTGCCAAAATTCATAAGGCGGATTCAACAATGATTAAGGCTCTTAAAGAAATTGAGTTTTTTAAGATCACTTATCTATCCGATTCTCTTAAAATTAAAGGTTTTATAGCTAAACCCATTCGAGAAGGTAGTTTTCCTTGTATTATTTCAAATCGAGGTGGAACTGCAGAATTTGGACAATGGAATGAAACTGGTGTAGGCTTTTTTTTGGGAAAACTTGCTAGCTGGGGATACGTCGTAGTGGCTAGTCAATATAGAGGAAATAGTGGTAGCGAAGGAAAAGAGGAAGTAGGAGGAAAAGACTTAAATGATGTTTTAAATCTCGTGCCTACTTTGAATGAAATTGATAATGCGGATACTTCAAGAATAGGTATCGAAGGTGCAAGTAGAGGTGGTATGATGACCTATCTCGCTCTTAAAGAATCTTGTCAATTCAAGGCGGCTGTTGTACTGGCTGGCGCTGCTAATGCTTTTAAAGCACTTGAAAATCGACCAGAATTTGAAAAACACGTTTATGAAAAATTTATCCCAAATTATCGTAAGAATAAAGAAAAAGAGCTTAAAGCTCGATCAGCAGTATTCTGGGCTGATAAAATGTGTAAAACTACCCCACTTTTAATAATGCATGGTAGTTCTGATTGGCGTGTTCAAGCTTCAGAATCATTAGAATTAGTAAATAAATTATATGAATATAAGCATCCTGTACGCTATATTTTATTCGAAGGAGCCGACCATGGAATAAGAGAATTCAGAAAGGAGTTTTTTGCACAAACCAAAAGGTTTTTCGATTTTTATGTAAAAGATCTTAACGACTTACCAAATATGGAATTACACGGAAGATAG